A stretch of DNA from Yoonia sp. BS5-3:
TCAAGACTTCGGTCGGCATCTCCGTGACGGTGGCCTCGTTAGCTGGTGTCGTTGCATCGAGGGGCGAGTGCGCCATCGCACCCGTGGCCCAAATCCCGATCATGCCTGCAAGTAGAATAGCTTTCATTGTTGTTTCCAGTCTTGTTGTTTGAGATCAATTGATCCCGTTGGCACGTTGCAGTTCCCGAATGTAGGCGATGATCATCGTGACATCGCCCCTTGTTACCCCCTCAACAGGGGGCATGTCGCCAAACGGCCAATGGTGTCCCCGAACGCCCATAGCGGCGGCCCGTTGGAACGCCTCATCGCCGTGATGGCTTGGTTCATAGATAACGTGGACCAGCGGCGGTGCGACGCCATCTTGGCCCGCAGCGTTCACCCCGTGGCAAGCCGCGCATTTGGCCTCATAAGCGAGTTGCCCGATCTGGGCATTCT
This window harbors:
- a CDS encoding cytochrome c — encoded protein: MKSTIAIAAILVAGGVGYAMWPTVPHTTTTDVAIAMEDGVLANVLLPNTLSQNAQIGQLAYEAKCAACHGVNAAGQDGVAPPLVHVIYEPSHHGDEAFQRAAAMGVRGHHWPFGDMPPVEGVTRGDVTMIIAYIRELQRANGIN